Proteins from a single region of Bombus pascuorum chromosome 5, iyBomPasc1.1, whole genome shotgun sequence:
- the LOC132906781 gene encoding uncharacterized protein LOC132906781 isoform X1, producing MGNLPTLVKFSAALLSCILDYTRADNELQECIEGHGGCKRCRDGTCARCAVLLHQGTCVDTCPPGHIADWSTRDEYMGRICKETGYMFGFTGSQVAILVGVVSGATICILIILCGAIIVHRRKKKAAKLIQQFEDSAERREFLKHLAMLRGEGNTFLSMLNDTRRQVRELYYSGNNGDGAVGIQAYRPVLRDLARILVLINRRDDEIPIPPDDWQRLFSWAERLLRRYKRHSSPEVAQLITFLQQPTASVQINSTQQVTITQSPQPYETRTTPTNLTTFQPNAPLTTFQASDKSSISPASSSLGYIKDSPVSSSLGQNSSGAYNEKLSPNGSSIGQTTPLVYDNQKRLKPSNTHFQELAISTFNHKYNTGATLTESTCAIDECEANGLDRELNPQWEFQSSTEAANYTILSDWSPAREYLIDDFTILGFRPQDEITTEL from the exons AATGTATTGAAGGACACGGTGGCTGCAAGAGATGTAGAGATGGAACATGTGCAAGATGCGCAGTTCTTTTACATCAAGGTACTTGTGTCGATACTTGTCCACCAGGTCATATTGCAGATTGGTCAACTAGAGATGAATACATGGGCAGAATTTGTAAAGAAACAGGATATATGTTTGGATTTACTGGTAGTCAAGTAGCCATTTTGGTAGGAGTTGTTTCTGGTGCAACTATATGTATTCTGATAATATTATGTGGGGCTATAATTGTacatagaagaaagaaaaaagctgCTAAGTTAATCCAACAGTTTGAAGACAG tgcagagagaagagaatttttaaaacatcttGCAATGCTTAGAGGGGAAGGTAACACGTTTCTTTCTATGCTCAATGATACAAGGAGACAAGTTAGGGAGTTATACTATTCAGGAAATAATGGAGATGGTGCTGTTGGAATACAAGCCTATAG ACCAGTTTTGCGGGATTTGGCAAGGATACTGGTTCTTATTAATAGGAGAGACGATGAAATACCAATTCCTCCAGATGATTGGCAAAGACTTTTTTCATGGGCTGAGAGATTATTAAGAAGATACAAAAGGCACAGCTCACCTGAA GTGGCTCaacttataacatttttacaaCAACCAACAGCATCCGTCCAAATAAATTCAACACAGCAAGTAACAATCACACAATCACCTCAGCCTTATGAAACAAGAACCACTCCAACCAATCTAACTACATTCCAACCAAATGCACCACTTACAACATTTCAAGCAAGCGACAAATCAAGTATCAGCCCTGCAAGTTCCAGTCTTGGATATATAAAAGATAGCCCTGTGAGTTCCAGTCTTGGGCAAAACAGTTCTGGTGCTTATAACGAGAAACTTAGTCCAAATGGATCTAGCATAGGACAAACAACTCCACTAGTATATGATAACCAAAAACGATTGAAACCTTCGAATACACATTTCCAAGAACTTGCCATTTCCACTTTTAATCATAAATACAATACTGGTGCAACATTAACAGAATCCACTTGTGCAATAGATGAATGCGAGGCAAATGGACTTGATCGTGAATTAAATCCTCAGTGGGAATTTCAAAGTAGTACAGAGGCTGCTAACTATACTATTTTATCAGATTGGTCACCTGCTCGTGAATACCTCATTGATGACTTTACAATTCTCGGTTTCCGACCACAAGATGAAATTACCACggaattgtaa
- the LOC132906781 gene encoding uncharacterized protein LOC132906781 isoform X3, giving the protein MGRICKETGYMFGFTGSQVAILVGVVSGATICILIILCGAIIVHRRKKKAAKLIQQFEDSAERREFLKHLAMLRGEGNTFLSMLNDTRRQVRELYYSGNNGDGAVGIQAYRPVLRDLARILVLINRRDDEIPIPPDDWQRLFSWAERLLRRYKRHSSPEVAQLITFLQQPTASVQINSTQQVTITQSPQPYETRTTPTNLTTFQPNAPLTTFQASDKSSISPASSSLGYIKDSPVSSSLGQNSSGAYNEKLSPNGSSIGQTTPLVYDNQKRLKPSNTHFQELAISTFNHKYNTGATLTESTCAIDECEANGLDRELNPQWEFQSSTEAANYTILSDWSPAREYLIDDFTILGFRPQDEITTEL; this is encoded by the exons ATGGGCAGAATTTGTAAAGAAACAGGATATATGTTTGGATTTACTGGTAGTCAAGTAGCCATTTTGGTAGGAGTTGTTTCTGGTGCAACTATATGTATTCTGATAATATTATGTGGGGCTATAATTGTacatagaagaaagaaaaaagctgCTAAGTTAATCCAACAGTTTGAAGACAG tgcagagagaagagaatttttaaaacatcttGCAATGCTTAGAGGGGAAGGTAACACGTTTCTTTCTATGCTCAATGATACAAGGAGACAAGTTAGGGAGTTATACTATTCAGGAAATAATGGAGATGGTGCTGTTGGAATACAAGCCTATAG ACCAGTTTTGCGGGATTTGGCAAGGATACTGGTTCTTATTAATAGGAGAGACGATGAAATACCAATTCCTCCAGATGATTGGCAAAGACTTTTTTCATGGGCTGAGAGATTATTAAGAAGATACAAAAGGCACAGCTCACCTGAA GTGGCTCaacttataacatttttacaaCAACCAACAGCATCCGTCCAAATAAATTCAACACAGCAAGTAACAATCACACAATCACCTCAGCCTTATGAAACAAGAACCACTCCAACCAATCTAACTACATTCCAACCAAATGCACCACTTACAACATTTCAAGCAAGCGACAAATCAAGTATCAGCCCTGCAAGTTCCAGTCTTGGATATATAAAAGATAGCCCTGTGAGTTCCAGTCTTGGGCAAAACAGTTCTGGTGCTTATAACGAGAAACTTAGTCCAAATGGATCTAGCATAGGACAAACAACTCCACTAGTATATGATAACCAAAAACGATTGAAACCTTCGAATACACATTTCCAAGAACTTGCCATTTCCACTTTTAATCATAAATACAATACTGGTGCAACATTAACAGAATCCACTTGTGCAATAGATGAATGCGAGGCAAATGGACTTGATCGTGAATTAAATCCTCAGTGGGAATTTCAAAGTAGTACAGAGGCTGCTAACTATACTATTTTATCAGATTGGTCACCTGCTCGTGAATACCTCATTGATGACTTTACAATTCTCGGTTTCCGACCACAAGATGAAATTACCACggaattgtaa
- the LOC132906781 gene encoding uncharacterized protein LOC132906781 isoform X2 — protein MQGKECIEGHGGCKRCRDGTCARCAVLLHQGTCVDTCPPGHIADWSTRDEYMGRICKETGYMFGFTGSQVAILVGVVSGATICILIILCGAIIVHRRKKKAAKLIQQFEDSAERREFLKHLAMLRGEGNTFLSMLNDTRRQVRELYYSGNNGDGAVGIQAYRPVLRDLARILVLINRRDDEIPIPPDDWQRLFSWAERLLRRYKRHSSPEVAQLITFLQQPTASVQINSTQQVTITQSPQPYETRTTPTNLTTFQPNAPLTTFQASDKSSISPASSSLGYIKDSPVSSSLGQNSSGAYNEKLSPNGSSIGQTTPLVYDNQKRLKPSNTHFQELAISTFNHKYNTGATLTESTCAIDECEANGLDRELNPQWEFQSSTEAANYTILSDWSPAREYLIDDFTILGFRPQDEITTEL, from the exons AATGTATTGAAGGACACGGTGGCTGCAAGAGATGTAGAGATGGAACATGTGCAAGATGCGCAGTTCTTTTACATCAAGGTACTTGTGTCGATACTTGTCCACCAGGTCATATTGCAGATTGGTCAACTAGAGATGAATACATGGGCAGAATTTGTAAAGAAACAGGATATATGTTTGGATTTACTGGTAGTCAAGTAGCCATTTTGGTAGGAGTTGTTTCTGGTGCAACTATATGTATTCTGATAATATTATGTGGGGCTATAATTGTacatagaagaaagaaaaaagctgCTAAGTTAATCCAACAGTTTGAAGACAG tgcagagagaagagaatttttaaaacatcttGCAATGCTTAGAGGGGAAGGTAACACGTTTCTTTCTATGCTCAATGATACAAGGAGACAAGTTAGGGAGTTATACTATTCAGGAAATAATGGAGATGGTGCTGTTGGAATACAAGCCTATAG ACCAGTTTTGCGGGATTTGGCAAGGATACTGGTTCTTATTAATAGGAGAGACGATGAAATACCAATTCCTCCAGATGATTGGCAAAGACTTTTTTCATGGGCTGAGAGATTATTAAGAAGATACAAAAGGCACAGCTCACCTGAA GTGGCTCaacttataacatttttacaaCAACCAACAGCATCCGTCCAAATAAATTCAACACAGCAAGTAACAATCACACAATCACCTCAGCCTTATGAAACAAGAACCACTCCAACCAATCTAACTACATTCCAACCAAATGCACCACTTACAACATTTCAAGCAAGCGACAAATCAAGTATCAGCCCTGCAAGTTCCAGTCTTGGATATATAAAAGATAGCCCTGTGAGTTCCAGTCTTGGGCAAAACAGTTCTGGTGCTTATAACGAGAAACTTAGTCCAAATGGATCTAGCATAGGACAAACAACTCCACTAGTATATGATAACCAAAAACGATTGAAACCTTCGAATACACATTTCCAAGAACTTGCCATTTCCACTTTTAATCATAAATACAATACTGGTGCAACATTAACAGAATCCACTTGTGCAATAGATGAATGCGAGGCAAATGGACTTGATCGTGAATTAAATCCTCAGTGGGAATTTCAAAGTAGTACAGAGGCTGCTAACTATACTATTTTATCAGATTGGTCACCTGCTCGTGAATACCTCATTGATGACTTTACAATTCTCGGTTTCCGACCACAAGATGAAATTACCACggaattgtaa